One segment of Alistipes finegoldii DSM 17242 DNA contains the following:
- a CDS encoding sigma-54-dependent transcriptional regulator — protein sequence MAKVLILDQSKSMRNTLRERLEFEGFSTEAAEDEEAASTMCEKIPFDVILSDRGCKIPDAGIPFIVLSAEASIDSAVEAVRNGAQDYLTKPIDMNRLLQSIHRTIDNPAPAPACAPAAAPARRSRRSRNMHTEQIIGTSPQMEHVRQLIDKVAPCEARVLITGENGTGKELVARWLHAKSSRAAAPFVEVNCAAIPSELIESELFGHEKGAFTSAIKQRKGKFEQADGGTLFMDEIGDMSLAAQAKVLRALQENKICRVGSDKDIDVDVRVIAATNKNLRDEITKGNFREDLYHRIGVIVVRVPALRDHAQDVPLLADHFIRTICAEYGIPPKRIESNALRELQAMRWSGNIRELRNVIERLIILSKERITLDDVKTYC from the coding sequence ATGGCAAAGGTTTTAATTCTGGACCAATCAAAAAGTATGCGAAACACGCTCCGCGAGCGTCTCGAATTCGAAGGCTTCTCGACCGAAGCCGCCGAAGATGAGGAGGCTGCATCGACGATGTGCGAGAAAATACCGTTCGACGTCATCCTTTCGGACCGGGGCTGCAAGATTCCCGACGCCGGAATCCCGTTCATCGTTCTTTCGGCGGAAGCGTCGATCGACTCGGCGGTCGAAGCCGTACGCAACGGTGCGCAGGATTACCTCACCAAGCCCATCGACATGAACCGCCTGCTGCAGTCCATACACCGCACCATCGACAACCCGGCGCCCGCACCCGCCTGCGCACCCGCGGCAGCTCCCGCACGCCGCTCGCGCCGTTCGCGCAATATGCATACGGAACAAATCATCGGCACCTCGCCGCAGATGGAACACGTACGCCAGCTGATCGACAAGGTGGCGCCGTGCGAGGCGCGCGTACTGATCACGGGCGAAAACGGCACCGGCAAAGAGCTTGTCGCCCGCTGGCTGCACGCCAAAAGCTCGCGCGCCGCGGCGCCGTTCGTCGAGGTGAACTGCGCGGCCATCCCCTCGGAGCTGATCGAAAGCGAACTCTTCGGACACGAGAAGGGTGCCTTCACCTCGGCGATCAAACAGCGCAAAGGCAAATTCGAGCAGGCCGACGGCGGCACGCTCTTCATGGACGAGATCGGCGACATGTCGCTGGCGGCGCAGGCCAAGGTGCTGCGCGCGCTGCAGGAGAACAAGATCTGCCGCGTGGGCAGCGACAAGGACATCGACGTGGACGTGCGGGTGATCGCCGCCACGAACAAGAACCTGCGCGACGAGATCACGAAGGGCAACTTCCGCGAAGACCTCTACCACCGTATCGGCGTGATCGTGGTGCGCGTTCCGGCGCTGCGCGACCACGCGCAGGACGTCCCGCTGCTGGCCGACCATTTCATCCGCACGATCTGCGCCGAATACGGCATCCCGCCCAAACGCATCGAGAGCAACGCCCTGCGCGAACTGCAGGCGATGCGGTGGAGCGGCAACATCCGCGAACTGCGCAACGTCATAGAGCGGCTCATCATCCTCAGCAAAGAGCGCATCACGCTCGACGACGTGAAGACCTACTGCTGA